One genomic segment of Stigmatopora argus isolate UIUO_Sarg chromosome 1, RoL_Sarg_1.0, whole genome shotgun sequence includes these proteins:
- the LOC144071880 gene encoding RNA-binding motif, single-stranded-interacting protein 2-like, with amino-acid sequence MLLSVPPRTGGVNAHNGYPGKNIKKQTYVSPASHQMAPPSPNSNSGTIINGSNSSNNGGEQLSKTNLYIRGLHPGTTDHDLVKLCQPYGKIVSTKAILDKTTNKCKGYGFVDFDNPSSAQKAVTALKGVGVQAQMAKQQEQDPTNLYISNLPLSMDELELENMLKPFSQAISTRILRDVNGISRGVGFARMESTEKCEAIIQHFNGKYIKTPPGVSVPPEPLLCKFADGGQKKRQSQGKYLQNGRSWTRDGETGGMTLTYDPSTALQNGFYSSPYSIGPSRMIGPTSLSPYMHSPLSTYQVHNPSWIHHQSYIMPPTGAVLTPGMDHTMSIQPTSMMGPLAQQLSHLSLGSSGTYMPANASMQGAYVPQYTQVPPTNISVEESAVQQPVAIETPTEHTSYSYQHNK; translated from the exons ATGCTGCTCTCCGTGCCGCCTAGGACCGGCGGAGTCAACGCGCACAACGGCTACCCGGGAAAAAACATCAAGAAG CAGACGTATGTTTCACCCGCCAGTCATCAGATGGCTCCTCCAAGCCCGAACAGCAACAGCGGCACCATCATCAAcggcagcaacagcagcaataACGGTGGCGAGCAGCTAAGCAAAACCAACCTGTACATTCGGGGCCTCCATCCCGGAACCACAGACCACGATCTGGTCAAACTCTGTCAGCC CTATGGGAAAATTGTGTCCACGAAGGCGATACTGGACAAGACGACCAACAAGTGCAAAG GCTACGGCTTTGTTGACTTTGACAATCCATCGTCGGCTCAAAAGGCAGTTACAGCGCTCAAGGGGGTGGGCGTGCAAGCTCAGATGGCCAAG CAACAAGAGCAGGACCCCACCAATTTGTACATTTCCAACCTGCCGCTCTCCATGGACGAGCTGGAGTTGGAGAACATGCTGAAACCCTTTAGCCAGGCCATTTCTACCCGCATCCTCCGGGACGTCAACGGAATCAGCCGAGGAGTGGGTTTTGCAAG GATGGAGTCTACAGAGAAATGTGAGGCTATCATCCagcatttcaatggaaaatataTCAAGACTCCACCTGGGGTCTCAG TTCCACCAGAGCCTTTGTTATGTAAATTTGCGGATGGAGGCCAGAAGAAGCGTCAGAGTCAAGGAAAATATCTGCAAAACGGACGAAGCTGGACCAGAGATGGAGAGACA gGTGGAATGACCCTTACGTATGACCCTAGCACAGCCTTACAAAACGG TTTCTACTCCTCTCCTTACAGCATCGGTCCTAGTCGGATGATTGGGCCGACTTCCCTTTCTCCTTACATGCATTCCCCTTTATCCACCTATCAG GTACATAATCCTTCCTGGATCCACCACCAGTCCTACATCATGCCACCCACA GGAGCCGTCCTGACACCAGGGATGGACCACACCATGTCCATCCAACCTACGTCCATGATGGGTCCCCTAGCGCAGCAGCTCAGCCACCTCTCGTTGGGCAGCAGCGGCACG TACATGCCTGCAAACGCATCTATGCAGGGGGCGTACGTTCCCCAGTACACCCAAGTGCCTCCCACCAACATCTCCGTTGAG GAAAGTGCCGTCCAACAGCCTGTTGCAATAGAGACGCCCACTGAACACACAAGCTACTCCTACCAACATAACAAGTGA